A single window of Methylocella tundrae DNA harbors:
- a CDS encoding DUF5335 domain-containing protein, whose translation MTAKKLEKAEWGPYFDHLSKTLKGAQAEIEVASLKLGDQVEASWLPLIGLVYDPKDNIIEVALDGIDHLIAKPRDVFVDAGEEALASVEIVDGDDNRQIVRFRQPLALPPPAR comes from the coding sequence ATGACCGCGAAAAAACTCGAAAAAGCCGAATGGGGTCCATACTTCGACCATCTGAGCAAGACGCTGAAGGGCGCGCAGGCGGAGATCGAAGTCGCATCCCTAAAGCTCGGCGACCAGGTTGAAGCCTCGTGGCTGCCGCTCATCGGCCTCGTCTACGACCCTAAGGATAACATCATCGAAGTCGCGCTCGATGGGATCGATCATCTGATCGCCAAGCCCCGCGATGTTTTTGTCGACGCCGGAGAGGAAGCGCTGGCAAGCGTCGAAATCGTCGATGGAGACGATAACCGGCAGATCGTCAGGTTCCGGCAGCCGCTCGCC
- a CDS encoding TetR/AcrR family transcriptional regulator, with protein MSILCQAKRVPRGDKRRDEIAAVAEDVFLERGYAETTMQIIAARAGASKETLYRHFGSKEAMFSEVVRRRSLRITGGEESELSGRPEKVLLDLALNLLRFLNSADSLCLYRVVVAEAPREPDLGRIFYAQGPGRVLNRITGYLEAATKRGELRCADADLAARLFLGAVIAHHQCLSLVGGAVFSDTQRSSHAKEAVALFMARYGV; from the coding sequence ATGTCCATTCTCTGTCAAGCAAAGCGGGTGCCGCGCGGCGACAAACGCCGTGACGAGATCGCCGCTGTTGCTGAAGATGTGTTTCTTGAGCGCGGTTATGCTGAGACGACGATGCAGATCATTGCCGCGCGCGCGGGCGCCTCAAAGGAAACGCTCTACAGGCACTTTGGCTCCAAAGAAGCGATGTTTTCCGAGGTCGTGCGGCGCCGCTCTTTGCGCATCACAGGCGGCGAGGAGAGCGAATTATCTGGTCGGCCCGAGAAGGTTCTCCTCGATTTAGCGCTGAACCTCCTGCGCTTCCTCAACAGCGCGGATTCGCTTTGTCTCTATAGGGTCGTTGTGGCGGAGGCGCCGAGGGAGCCAGACCTTGGCCGCATTTTCTATGCGCAGGGTCCAGGCCGCGTCCTTAATCGGATCACGGGCTATCTCGAGGCGGCGACCAAACGCGGGGAGCTGCGTTGCGCCGATGCCGATCTGGCCGCGAGGCTCTTTCTCGGCGCCGTCATCGCCCATCACCAATGTCTGAGCCTGGTTGGGGGGGCAGTGTTTTCCGACACGCAGCGGTCGAGCCACGCAAAAGAGGCCGTCGCTCTGTTTATGGCGCGCTATGGCGTCTGA
- a CDS encoding efflux transporter outer membrane subunit, producing MIKRHGIGLAAATLASLLTSGCYSVGPDFTPPDPLLPRASFFGKPEARSPEERAADAATTDPARAPADAAWWKTFHDSTLTSLVNRVADANLDVATATLRLGESRDQRGVAASAALPSINGNGSYQRELYSKNGVLSLAGPNLNIPPVSVWQTGFDASWELDIWGHVRRQVEAADAQVEMAEYQRRDVLVSAFAEVARDYVALRGAQAQIAIANDNLKSASEILGLTRTRAAKGLTSGLDVENAAALVESIRAQLPSLENEVDVDINAISLILDEQPGALKGELARVKPAAPTPPRAPLGIPSELARRRPDIRAAEAQLHAATANIGVAVADFYPSVKLNGNIELNALSLKTLWKGSSLQYMAGPAVELPIFEGGRLKSTLQLRTSQEQEAAINYHKTVLQAWHDVINAFNAYGAEQRRRDSLKAEVDHSREALALSRTRYNNGVADFITVLDAERTLLQAEQQLAQSTTNVSTNLIQLYKALGGGWESTFPNEPPHPAEAALSLE from the coding sequence ATGATCAAGAGACACGGCATAGGGTTGGCGGCGGCGACGCTGGCTTCTCTTTTGACGAGCGGCTGTTATTCCGTCGGACCGGATTTCACGCCGCCCGATCCATTGCTGCCGCGCGCGTCATTTTTCGGCAAGCCGGAGGCGCGCAGTCCCGAAGAGAGAGCGGCCGACGCGGCGACGACGGACCCCGCCCGCGCGCCGGCCGACGCCGCCTGGTGGAAGACGTTTCATGATTCGACGCTGACCTCGCTCGTCAACCGCGTCGCGGACGCCAATCTTGACGTCGCGACGGCGACGCTGCGGCTCGGCGAGAGCCGCGACCAGCGTGGCGTCGCCGCCTCAGCGGCGCTGCCGTCGATCAACGGCAACGGCTCCTACCAGCGCGAACTCTACAGCAAGAATGGCGTCCTGAGCCTGGCCGGACCCAATCTGAACATACCGCCCGTGAGCGTCTGGCAGACCGGCTTTGACGCCTCATGGGAGCTCGACATCTGGGGCCATGTCAGACGTCAGGTGGAGGCGGCCGATGCGCAGGTGGAGATGGCGGAATATCAGCGCCGGGACGTGCTCGTTTCAGCCTTCGCCGAAGTCGCGCGCGATTATGTGGCGCTGCGCGGCGCGCAGGCGCAGATCGCCATCGCCAACGACAATCTGAAGAGCGCCAGCGAAATTCTGGGGCTCACGCGCACGCGCGCCGCCAAGGGATTGACGAGCGGCCTCGATGTCGAAAACGCCGCCGCGCTCGTTGAGAGCATCCGCGCGCAGTTGCCCAGCCTCGAAAACGAGGTCGACGTCGATATCAACGCGATCAGCCTGATCCTCGACGAACAGCCGGGCGCGTTGAAGGGCGAACTCGCCCGCGTGAAGCCGGCGGCGCCGACCCCGCCCCGAGCTCCGCTCGGCATTCCCTCGGAGCTGGCGCGCAGGCGCCCTGACATCAGGGCGGCGGAGGCGCAGCTGCATGCGGCGACCGCGAATATCGGCGTCGCCGTCGCCGATTTCTATCCGAGCGTCAAATTGAACGGCAACATCGAACTCAATGCGCTTTCCCTCAAAACGCTCTGGAAAGGCAGTTCGCTGCAATATATGGCTGGACCAGCCGTCGAGCTGCCGATTTTTGAGGGCGGCCGGCTGAAATCCACCCTCCAGCTGCGCACCAGCCAGGAACAGGAAGCCGCCATCAACTATCACAAGACCGTGCTTCAGGCCTGGCATGACGTCATCAATGCATTCAACGCCTACGGCGCCGAACAACGGCGGCGCGACAGCCTGAAGGCTGAGGTCGATCATTCGCGCGAAGCGCTGGCGCTGTCGCGCACACGTTACAACAATGGCGTCGCGGACTTCATCACCGTACTCGACGCGGAGCGCACTCTGCTTCAGGCGGAGCAGCAGCTTGCGCAAAGCACGACCAACGTCTCGACCAATCTCATCCAGCTCTACAAAGCGCTCGGCGGCGGCTGGGAGTCGACATTCCCGAATGAGCCGCCGCATCCCGCCGAAGCCGCGCTCTCGCTGGAATGA
- a CDS encoding zinc-dependent alcohol dehydrogenase family protein codes for MKAMIFEGPGKPLSLKEVAPPRPDEHQLLIKVRACAVCRTDLHIIDGELTRPKLPLIPGHEITGVVAGLGAKVTRFKLGDRVGVPWLGWTCGVCDFCRSGRENLCDKARFTGYDIDGGFAQFTVADERFSFLLPDAYSDVAASPLMCAGLIGYRSLRLAGEGRRLGIYGFGAAAHIITQVAKHQGWEIYAFTRPGDEAAEAFARECGAVWAGGSLTAPPAPLDAALIFAPVGALVPAALRALAKGGTVVCGGIHMSDIPAFPYADLWEERMIRSVANLTRRDAEEFLALAPEVPVKTSTTLYPLERANEALEDLRHGRISGAAVLAPPDISA; via the coding sequence ATGAAAGCGATGATTTTTGAAGGTCCCGGCAAACCCCTCTCTCTGAAGGAGGTTGCGCCGCCGCGGCCGGACGAGCATCAACTGCTGATCAAGGTGCGCGCCTGCGCCGTGTGCCGCACGGACCTCCATATCATCGACGGGGAATTGACGCGGCCGAAACTGCCGCTCATTCCTGGACACGAGATTACCGGCGTGGTGGCGGGCCTCGGCGCGAAAGTGACGCGCTTCAAGCTCGGCGACCGCGTCGGCGTGCCCTGGCTTGGCTGGACCTGCGGCGTTTGCGATTTCTGTCGGTCCGGCCGGGAAAACCTATGCGATAAGGCGCGTTTTACCGGCTACGACATCGACGGCGGCTTTGCGCAATTCACCGTCGCCGACGAGCGCTTCAGTTTTTTGCTGCCGGACGCTTATTCCGACGTCGCGGCGTCGCCGCTGATGTGCGCAGGGCTGATCGGCTACCGGTCTTTGCGACTTGCCGGCGAAGGGCGTCGCCTTGGCATTTACGGCTTCGGCGCCGCCGCGCATATCATCACGCAGGTCGCAAAGCATCAGGGCTGGGAGATCTACGCCTTCACCCGGCCGGGCGATGAGGCGGCCGAGGCTTTTGCCCGTGAATGCGGCGCGGTCTGGGCCGGCGGCTCCTTGACGGCGCCGCCCGCGCCTCTCGACGCCGCGCTGATTTTCGCTCCCGTCGGGGCGCTGGTTCCGGCCGCGCTGCGCGCGCTGGCGAAGGGCGGAACCGTCGTTTGCGGCGGCATTCACATGAGCGACATACCGGCCTTTCCCTATGCCGATCTCTGGGAGGAGCGGATGATCCGCTCCGTCGCAAATCTGACGCGGCGGGACGCTGAGGAGTTTCTCGCCCTCGCCCCGGAGGTTCCGGTCAAAACCTCGACCACCCTCTATCCGCTGGAGCGCGCCAACGAGGCGCTCGAGGATCTGCGCCATGGCCGCATTTCAGGCGCCGCCGTGCTCGCGCCGCCAGACATTTCCGCGTGA
- a CDS encoding HlyD family secretion protein, translating to MDRQSETELLREYGEKAPEADAPELAEEDRPKEEEDDTQSEDTAQPPKKKRSFLLVGFLVIAALVAGGAYLYLSTRDIQSTDDAYTDGRAVTIAPQISGLVVSLDVSDNQFVRKGEALIHIDPRQYIQNRDSAQGALDLAKAQLAGLKLGAEVARKNFPAQLKQAQAQLASAQAAAARAQADYQRQRSLPKPATTQQEVDAATAALRQAEAQVALAEAQVAQAEPVPQRIGQADAEVGQLHGQVEQAQAKLDQANLNLEWTVVRAPQDGWITKRNVEVGNYVTPGQSIFSIVSPEVWVTANFKETQLDRIRPGQPVDIEVDAYPHLDLKGHVDSIQLGSGSKFTAFPPENATGNFVKIVQRVPVKIVIDSGLDPKLPLPLGVSVVPTVKLK from the coding sequence ATGGATCGACAATCAGAGACTGAGCTGTTGCGCGAATACGGTGAGAAGGCCCCCGAGGCCGACGCCCCCGAACTGGCCGAGGAGGATCGTCCGAAAGAGGAAGAGGACGACACCCAATCTGAAGACACAGCGCAGCCTCCCAAGAAGAAGCGCTCCTTCCTGCTTGTCGGTTTCCTTGTCATCGCGGCGCTCGTCGCGGGCGGCGCTTATCTCTATTTGTCGACGCGCGATATTCAATCAACGGACGACGCCTATACCGACGGCCGCGCAGTGACGATTGCGCCGCAGATCTCGGGACTCGTCGTCTCGCTTGATGTCAGCGACAATCAGTTCGTGCGCAAGGGCGAGGCGCTGATCCATATTGATCCGAGGCAATATATCCAGAATCGCGATTCCGCACAGGGCGCGCTTGATCTCGCCAAGGCGCAGCTCGCTGGCCTCAAACTCGGCGCCGAGGTGGCGCGGAAGAATTTCCCCGCGCAATTGAAGCAGGCGCAGGCGCAGCTTGCCTCCGCGCAGGCCGCCGCCGCAAGGGCGCAAGCCGATTATCAACGCCAGCGCAGCCTGCCGAAGCCGGCGACAACTCAGCAGGAAGTCGACGCCGCCACCGCGGCGCTGCGCCAGGCCGAAGCTCAGGTGGCGCTCGCGGAAGCGCAGGTGGCGCAGGCAGAGCCCGTGCCGCAACGGATCGGCCAGGCCGACGCGGAAGTCGGCCAACTCCATGGCCAGGTCGAACAGGCTCAGGCAAAACTCGATCAGGCGAATTTGAACCTCGAGTGGACTGTCGTGCGGGCGCCGCAGGACGGCTGGATCACCAAACGCAACGTCGAGGTCGGCAATTATGTAACGCCCGGCCAGTCGATCTTCTCGATCGTCTCGCCGGAGGTATGGGTGACGGCCAATTTCAAGGAAACCCAGCTCGACCGCATTCGTCCGGGCCAGCCGGTCGACATTGAAGTCGACGCCTATCCCCATCTTGATCTGAAGGGCCACGTCGACAGCATTCAGCTCGGATCGGGATCGAAATTCACGGCCTTCCCGCCGGAGAACGCGACCGGCAATTTCGTGAAGATCGTTCAGCGCGTGCCGGTCAAAATCGTCATCGACAGCGGCCTCGATCCAAAACTGCCGCTTCCCCTCGGCGTCTCCGTCGTGCCGACGGTGAAGCTAAAATGA
- a CDS encoding DUF6790 family protein, whose product MDHSIIGSLIRLVLVNFSSVLFIAALACAALDRKGPAAERTLSWLLLLPIGIGGLWSAFFHLAYPEMTARFIGWENSPFQFEVGMADLAFGVAGCAAFRASFGFRAATVLVNAIFLLGDAAGHVRQMIAAGNFAPGNAGPVFYLDIILPLASIALLLMSRPRRPAKGQ is encoded by the coding sequence ATGGATCATTCAATCATTGGCAGTCTCATTCGTCTCGTTCTGGTGAATTTCTCGAGCGTTCTCTTCATCGCCGCGCTGGCCTGCGCGGCATTGGATCGCAAAGGTCCGGCGGCGGAGCGCACGCTCTCCTGGCTGCTGCTTCTGCCGATCGGGATCGGCGGCTTGTGGAGCGCCTTCTTTCATCTCGCCTACCCAGAGATGACCGCCCGATTCATTGGCTGGGAGAACAGCCCTTTTCAGTTCGAGGTCGGCATGGCTGACCTTGCTTTCGGCGTCGCCGGCTGCGCCGCTTTTCGCGCCAGCTTCGGCTTCCGGGCCGCGACCGTGCTGGTCAATGCGATCTTTCTCCTCGGCGACGCCGCCGGGCATGTGCGGCAGATGATCGCCGCGGGAAATTTTGCTCCCGGCAACGCCGGCCCGGTCTTCTATCTCGACATTATCCTCCCGCTCGCCAGCATAGCGCTTCTTCTCATGTCGCGCCCGCGCCGTCCCGCCAAAGGGCAATAA
- a CDS encoding histidine phosphatase family protein: protein MPTRFCLIRHGETAWNAAGRLQGHVDIPLNDVGRAQAKAAARTLATLSFNAIYSSDLARALQTATDASPGLGLDIVATPALRERCLGAFQGLTHAEAQARYPSDYARFRAREPDHAPPGGESLHDFSARIEAAFTSAADQRRGETVLVVTHGGVLDVLRRLATGQGLQAKRDFPLLNAALNWIERRDGRWLLLSWGETAHLEAARDEVFDAMADRTDAS from the coding sequence ATGCCGACCAGATTTTGCCTGATCCGCCACGGTGAAACCGCTTGGAACGCGGCCGGCAGGTTGCAAGGCCATGTGGACATCCCCTTGAACGACGTCGGACGAGCGCAGGCAAAAGCGGCGGCAAGGACGCTCGCGACGCTGAGCTTTAATGCAATCTACAGCAGCGACCTTGCGCGCGCCTTGCAGACGGCGACGGACGCTTCGCCGGGCCTTGGCCTCGATATCGTGGCGACGCCGGCCTTGCGGGAACGCTGTCTTGGGGCGTTTCAAGGGCTGACGCACGCGGAGGCGCAAGCACGCTACCCATCCGATTACGCCCGATTTCGCGCACGTGAACCGGACCACGCTCCGCCCGGCGGCGAGAGCCTGCACGATTTTTCAGCGCGCATCGAGGCGGCTTTCACGAGCGCTGCTGACCAGCGGCGCGGCGAGACGGTGCTTGTCGTGACGCATGGCGGCGTGCTCGACGTCTTGCGCCGGCTCGCGACGGGCCAGGGGCTTCAGGCGAAACGCGATTTCCCGCTGCTCAACGCCGCGCTGAACTGGATCGAGAGACGGGACGGCCGCTGGCTTTTGCTAAGCTGGGGAGAGACCGCCCATCTTGAGGCCGCGCGCGACGAGGTTTTCGACGCGATGGCGGACCGCACCGACGCAAGCTGA
- a CDS encoding LutC/YkgG family protein, whose amino-acid sequence MSVREEILAAIRRNLRREANDPAEIAAQAAALALESNESRPRLPGGDVVDAFAARLVSAKVVGASVDRIGKLEDTPAAVARYCDAHGLEHALALQPDPDLRRLDWSGFTLKTAIAGDERLAVAKARWAIAETGTFVFHSGPTSATLLSFLPLHHICVIERERILLHLEDYALAEKGAGAPRNVNLITGASGTADIEGTLVRGAHGPKFLHAIIIDARASIQTP is encoded by the coding sequence TTGAGCGTCAGGGAGGAAATTCTGGCGGCGATCCGGCGCAACCTGCGCCGCGAAGCAAATGACCCGGCCGAGATCGCGGCGCAGGCCGCTGCGCTGGCGCTGGAATCGAACGAGAGCCGCCCCCGCCTTCCCGGCGGCGATGTCGTGGACGCCTTCGCCGCGCGGCTCGTCTCAGCCAAGGTCGTCGGCGCCAGCGTCGATCGCATCGGCAAGCTTGAAGACACGCCGGCCGCGGTCGCCCGCTATTGTGACGCTCACGGCCTCGAACATGCGCTGGCGTTGCAGCCCGATCCGGATTTGCGGCGGCTCGACTGGAGCGGCTTTACCCTCAAGACGGCGATCGCCGGCGATGAAAGGCTCGCCGTCGCAAAGGCGCGCTGGGCCATCGCAGAGACTGGAACCTTCGTGTTCCACTCGGGACCCACATCTGCGACCTTACTGTCCTTCCTGCCGCTGCATCACATCTGCGTTATCGAACGCGAGCGGATCCTCCTCCACCTCGAAGATTATGCGCTGGCCGAAAAGGGCGCCGGGGCGCCTCGCAATGTGAATCTCATCACCGGCGCGAGCGGCACGGCTGACATCGAGGGGACGCTCGTCAGAGGCGCGCATGGCCCCAAGTTTCTTCACGCGATCATCATAGATGCGCGGGCCTCGATTCAGACGCCATAG
- a CDS encoding DHA2 family efflux MFS transporter permease subunit yields the protein MSAAVARAAGSPGARSREAGAKGSRSRAAAHSHGHEAEAAWKPGHNPWAIAVVVTLAAFMEILDTTIVNVALPHIAGSLSSSNDEATWALTSYLVANGIVLTISGWLSSVIGRKRYFIICISMFTVCSFLCGIADSLPQLVAFRLLQGFFGGGMQPSQQAIILDTFPPEKRGAAFGVTAIATIVAPVLGPTLGGLITDTYNWRWIFFANLPVGLITVFFVSVLVEDPPWAKRMSRRIDVIGLALITLGLGCLQVMMDRGEDEDWFSSSFIQVMAGLAIFGIIGAIVWLKVAKHPIVNLDVFKDKNFAMGCVCISAVGATLYAGAVVIPQFAQTVINYNATWSGLILSPGGIAIILLIPIIGVAMRFVQTRLIIAAGFFVMGAAFFYSSRLTPNIDFFTLVTMRAAQTAGLAFLFVPISTIAYITLPRRLNGDATALFTMFRNVFGSVGISLATAMITERTQAHQAQLSKWATPFHQPYNELVASYQRTLVGMGHAAGAAHDLAVGMVYQAFRVQAQILAYSDVFLYVGVVAFCVVPFCFFLTNKKAGGGPAAAVH from the coding sequence ATGAGCGCGGCCGTTGCGCGGGCCGCCGGCTCGCCCGGGGCAAGATCGCGCGAGGCTGGCGCAAAGGGCTCAAGGTCCCGCGCGGCAGCCCATTCGCACGGACATGAGGCGGAGGCCGCATGGAAGCCGGGACACAATCCATGGGCGATCGCCGTCGTCGTCACCTTGGCGGCGTTCATGGAAATCCTCGACACGACGATCGTCAATGTCGCGCTGCCGCATATCGCCGGCAGCCTCTCATCGAGCAACGATGAAGCGACATGGGCTCTCACCTCTTATCTCGTCGCCAATGGCATCGTTCTGACGATTTCGGGCTGGCTCAGCTCGGTCATCGGCCGCAAGCGCTATTTCATCATCTGCATCTCGATGTTCACCGTGTGCTCGTTTCTCTGCGGCATCGCGGACAGCCTGCCGCAGCTCGTCGCCTTCCGCCTGCTGCAGGGCTTTTTCGGCGGCGGCATGCAGCCGAGCCAGCAGGCGATCATCCTCGACACCTTTCCGCCCGAAAAACGCGGCGCCGCGTTCGGCGTGACGGCGATTGCAACCATCGTCGCCCCCGTGCTCGGACCGACTCTCGGCGGCCTCATCACCGACACTTACAACTGGCGCTGGATTTTCTTCGCCAATCTGCCGGTTGGCCTGATCACCGTGTTCTTCGTCTCCGTTCTGGTCGAGGACCCGCCCTGGGCAAAACGGATGTCGCGGCGCATCGATGTCATCGGCCTCGCTCTGATTACGCTCGGCCTCGGCTGCCTGCAGGTGATGATGGACCGTGGCGAGGACGAAGATTGGTTCAGCTCATCCTTCATCCAGGTGATGGCGGGCCTCGCCATTTTCGGCATCATTGGCGCGATCGTCTGGCTGAAGGTCGCAAAGCATCCGATCGTCAATCTCGACGTCTTCAAAGACAAGAATTTCGCGATGGGGTGCGTCTGCATCTCCGCCGTCGGCGCCACTCTTTACGCAGGCGCCGTCGTCATTCCCCAATTCGCCCAAACGGTGATCAACTATAACGCGACCTGGTCGGGCCTCATTCTCTCTCCAGGCGGCATAGCGATCATCCTGCTGATCCCGATCATCGGCGTGGCGATGCGCTTCGTTCAGACCCGCCTCATCATCGCGGCCGGATTCTTTGTCATGGGGGCGGCGTTTTTCTATTCGAGCCGCCTGACGCCGAACATCGATTTCTTCACGCTGGTGACGATGCGCGCCGCGCAGACCGCGGGACTTGCTTTTCTGTTCGTTCCGATCAGCACGATCGCCTATATCACCTTGCCGCGCCGCCTGAACGGTGATGCGACGGCGCTGTTCACCATGTTCCGCAACGTGTTCGGCTCGGTCGGAATCTCACTCGCGACGGCGATGATCACCGAGCGGACGCAAGCGCATCAGGCGCAGCTTTCGAAATGGGCGACGCCCTTCCATCAACCCTATAACGAGCTGGTCGCAAGTTACCAAAGAACCCTTGTCGGAATGGGACACGCGGCCGGCGCCGCGCACGACCTCGCGGTCGGAATGGTCTATCAGGCCTTCCGCGTCCAGGCGCAGATCCTCGCCTATTCCGATGTGTTCCTTTACGTGGGCGTCGTCGCCTTCTGCGTCGTGCCCTTCTGTTTCTTCCTGACCAACAAGAAGGCTGGCGGCGGTCCGGCCGCCGCGGTCCACTAG